A single Danio rerio strain Tuebingen ecotype United States chromosome 17, GRCz12tu, whole genome shotgun sequence DNA region contains:
- the zdhhc22 gene encoding palmitoyltransferase ZDHHC22 — protein sequence MLFKMGKLKLLNTIAPAYFYAATVVTFALHFLLFTPTIFQSSDVTINPAMLAHISIFLFLMGNALGNYIMTIRNPSESANETVIPVCSPDCPDRIDAHYLLNGRHFCKVCKKVILKRDHHCFFTGNCIGNRNMRYFIMFSIYTSSSCLYSLVIGVAYLTIEYSISFENPLTFLTLLPLSTGYFFLGLISGLQFFLVIMLYIWLGIGLVSVGFCCQQLLLVARGQTWCELQKGQLSECRGTWRANLTDVFGSHWVLGLFVPVPTVETVPGNWQVYHDHKHD from the exons ATGTTGTTCAAGATGGGGAAACTCAAACTACTCAACACGATTGCTCCTGCATACTTCTACGCTGCAACCGTGGTCACATTCGCTCTCCACTTCCTCCTTTTCACGCCCACTATTTTCCAAAGCTCAGATGTGACTATAAATCCCGCAATGCTGGCTCACATCAGTATCTTTCTATTCCTCATGGGGAATGCGCTGGGTAATTACATCATGACTATACGGAACCCATCCGAGAGTGCCAACGAGACCGTTATCCCAGTCTGTTCACCCGACTGCCCGGACAGAATTGATGCGCACTACCTCCTGAATGGACGCCACTTCTGTAAAGTGTGCAAAAAGGTGATTCTAAAACGGGACCACCACTGCTTTTTCACTGGAAACTGTATTGGGAACAGGAACATGCGCTACTTTATTATGTTCAGCATCTATACGTCCAGCTCTTGTCTATATTCATTGGTAATAGGGGTGGCATATCTGACAATAGAGTACTCTATTTCCTTCGAGAACCCATTGACGTTCCTCACTCTTCTGCCACTCTCAACTGGTTACTTCTTCCTTG GTTTGATTTCAGGTCTCCAGTTCTTTCTGGTGATAATGCTGTACATCTGGCTGGGTATTGGATTAGTGAGTGTTGGTTTCTGCTGTCAACAGCTTCTGCTAGTGGCCCGAGGACAGACCTGGTGTGAACTGCAGAAAGGCCAGTTGTCGGAGTGTCGTGGTACCTGGCGAGCAAACCTGACTGACGTTTTTGGTTCCCATTGGGTTCTGGGACTTTTCGTGCCGGTTCCGACTGTCGAGACTGTACCTGGAAACTGGCAGGTCTACCATGATCACAAACACGACTGA